A section of the Etheostoma cragini isolate CJK2018 chromosome 12, CSU_Ecrag_1.0, whole genome shotgun sequence genome encodes:
- the cactin gene encoding cactin isoform X1, whose product MDSKTRRRFQSKSRSRSRDRRNRSRVSRSRSPEKKRGGSRSLDAKRPARGRERSGSGNSSDGSPDRRRPPPRDRPGTRSGSESDRRRGANRPRSQSSGRSSSSDSGDAKVRRGRKEERRNRSQSSSDSRDGSSDRERRRRRSPDGGSPGRDKQRRERDGDRNRERRKSNSRDRAMKNDRDKSLERRKRSEDREQGRSERSSREMGDRNKGRQRSSSPESSDSSGSDHGGRVVKEKEDKKKQREMMKALETPEEKRARRLAKKEAKEKKRREKMGWSEEYMGYTNADNPFGDNNLLGTFKWQKALDKKGIGHLGEKDLKDRNKCIQEENRRELQKVKQLRLEREREKAMRETELEMLQREKEAEHFKTWAEQEDNFHLHQAKLRSKIRIRDGRAKPIDLLAKYISAEDDDLAVEMHEPYTFLNGLTVTDMDDLLEDIKVYMELEQGKNVDFWRDMTTITEDEISKLRKLEASGKGPGDRREGINTAVSIDVQTVFKGKTYSQLQAMHLNIETKIRAGGSNLDIGYWESLLQQVRVYMARARLRERHQDVLRQKLFKLKQEQGVESEPLFPIIKDEPRSEDDEGTTAEEPGPSTRNKNREEDEEEPGPSTSTAGNTDEDGGEKGDKKNEEKEGEVVEAVLTEEDLIQQSQAEYDSGRYSPTLLTSSELPLDTHTITPEEDTHRLELARRQLQVTGDANESAEDAFVRRAKEGMGNDEAQFSVELPVTGKMYLWADKYRPRKPRFFNRVHTGFEWNKYNQTHYDFDNPPPKIVQGYKFNIFYPDLIEKRSTPQYFLEPSPDNKDFGILRFHAGPPYEDIAFKIVNREWEYSHRHGFRCQFANGIFQLWFHFKRYRYRR is encoded by the exons ATGGATTCCAAAACACGACGTCGGTTTCAGTCCAAGTCCAGAAGTCGGAGCCGGGATCGGCGAAACAGGTCCAGAGTGAGCCGGTCTCGATCTCCGGAGAAAAAGAGAGGCGGCAGTCGCTCCCTGGATGCGAAAAGACCCGCCCGAGGCCGGGAACGGTCGGGCAGCGGGAACTCCAGCGATGGCTCTCCGGACCGACGTCGGCCTCCACCCCGGGACCGTCCAGGTACCCGGAGCGGCTCGGAGAGCGACAGGAGGCGGGGAGCCAACCGGCCCAGGAGCCAGTCGAGCGGTCGATCATCAAG TTCTGATTCAGGTGATGCCAAAGTAAGGAGGGggagaaaggaggaaaggaggaaCCGGTCCCAGTCCAGCTCTGACTCCCGCGATGGAAGCAGCGACCGAGAAAGGAGAAGACGGAGAAGTCCTGACGGAGGGAGTCCAGGCCGAGACAAACAGAGGAGGGAGCGAGACGGAGATAGGAACAGGGAGAGGCGGAAGAGCAACAGCAGAGACAGGGCGATGAAAAACGACAGAGACAAAAGCCTAGAGCGCAGGAAGAGGAGTGAAGACAGGGAACAAGGGAGGAGTGAGAGAAGCAGCAGAGAGATGGGCGACAGAAACAAAGGCAGGCAGCGCTCCAGTTCACCCGAGTCGTCCGACAGCTCCGGGTCGGATCACGGGGGCCGCGTGGTCAAAGAAAAGGAGGATAAGAAAAAGCAGAGGGAGATGATGAAAGCTCTGGAGACACCAGAAGAGAAAAGGGCCAGAAGGCTGGCAAAGAAGGAAgcaaaggagaagaaaaggagagaaaagatgggCTGGAGTGAGGAGTACATGGGCTACACCAACGCAGACAATCCCTTCGGCGACAACAACTTACTGGGCACGTTCAAGTGGCAGAAG GCATTGGATAAGAAAGGAATTGGCCATCTGGGAGAAAAAGATCTCAAAGACAGGAATAAATGTATTCAGGAGGAGAATCGCCGAGAGCTGCAGAAG GTGAAACAGCTGCGTCtggagagggagcgagagaagGCCATGCGAGAGACGGAGCTGGAGAtgctgcagagagagaaggaggcggAGCATTTCAAGACCTGGGCTGAACAGGAAGACAACTTCCATCTGCATCAGGCCAaactaag GTCTAAGATCCGAATCCGGGATGGTCGCGCCAAGCCCATCGACCTTTTGGCGAAGTACATCAGTGCAGAAGACGACGATCTCGCCGTGGAGATGCACGAGCCTTATACCTTTCTCAACGGGCTGACGGTCACTGACATGGACGACCTGCTGGAGGACATTAAG GTGTACATGGAGTTGGAGCAAGGGAAGAACGTGGACTTCTGGAGAGACATGACGACCATCACCGAGGACGAGATCAGCAAGCTGAGAAAGCTCGAGGCCTCTGGGAAAGGACCAG GTGATCGTCGCGAGGGCATCAACACGGCTGTGAGCATCGATGTCCAGACGGTGTTCAAAGGAAAGACGTACAGCCAGCTGCAGGCGATGCACCTGAACATTGAGACTAAGATTCGGGCTGGAGGGTCCAACCTCGACATCGGTTACTGGGAGAGTCTGCTGCAGCAAGTCCGAGTCTACATGGCCAGAGCAAG GTTGAGAGAGCGACACCAGGATGTGCTCCGTCAGAAGCTGTTCAAGCTGAAACAGGAACAAGGAGTGGAAAGCGAGCCTTTGTTCCCCATCATCAAAGACGAGCCGAGGAGCGAGGATGACGA ggggaccaCAGCAGAGGAGCCTGGTCCATCTACAAGAAATAAGAACagagaagaggatgaagaggagccAGGTCCATCGACCTCCACAGCGGGAAACACAGAcgaggatggaggagagaagggCGACAAGAAGAACGAAGAGAAGGAGGGCGAGGTGGTGGAGGCCGTGCTAACGGAGGAGGATTTGATCCAGCAGAGCCAGGCGGAGTACGACTCGGGTCGCTACAGTCCCACGCTGCTCACGTCCTCGGAGCTGCCGCTGGACACGCACACCATCACGCCGGAGGAGGACACGCACCGGCTGGAGTTAGCACGCAGACAGCTGCAAGTCACCG GTGACGCCAACGAGAGCGCAGAGGACGCCTTTGTACGTCGCGCCAAAGAGGGCATGGGCAACGACGAGGCCCAGTTCAGCGTGGAGTTACCCGTCACGGGGAAGATGTACCTCTGGGCGGACAAATACCGTCCCAGGAAACCTCGCTTCTTCAACAGGGTCCACACGGGCTTCGAGTGGAACAAGTACAACCAGACACATTACGACTTCGATAACCCTCCACCCAAGATCGTCCAGGGTTACAAGTTCAACATCTTCTACCCGGACCTGATCGAAAAGCGCTCCACCCCGCAGTACTTCCTCGAGCCCAGTCCCGACAACAAGGACTTTGGGATCTTGAGGTTCCACGCTGGCCCTCCGTACGAGGACATAGCCTTTAAGATTGTAAACAGGGAGTGGGAGTACTCCCACCGACACGGCTTCCGCTGTCAGTTTGCCAACGGGATCTTCCAGCTGTGGTTCCACTTCAAGAGGTACCGCTACAGGAGATAG
- the cactin gene encoding cactin isoform X2, protein MDSKTRRRFQSKSRSRSRDRRNRSRVSRSRSPEKKRGGSRSLDAKRPARGRERSGSGNSSDGSPDRRRPPPRDRPGTRSGSESDRRRGANRPRSQSSGRSSSSDSGDAKVRRGRKEERRNRSQSSSDSRDGSSDRERRRRRSPDGGSPGRDKQRRERDGDRNRERRKSNSRDRAMKNDRDKSLERRKRSEDREQGRSERSSREMGDRNKGRQRSSSPESSDSSGSDHGGRVVKEKEDKKKQREMMKALETPEEKRARRLAKKEAKEKKRREKMGWSEEYMGYTNADNPFGDNNLLGTFKWQKALDKKGIGHLGEKDLKDRNKCIQEENRRELQKVKQLRLEREREKAMRETELEMLQREKEAEHFKTWAEQEDNFHLHQAKLRSKIRIRDGRAKPIDLLAKYISAEDDDLAVEMHEPYTFLNGLTVTDMDDLLEDIKVYMELEQGKNVDFWRDMTTITEDEISKLRKLEASGKGPGDRREGINTAVSIDVQTVFKGKTYSQLQAMHLNIETKIRAGGSNLDIGYWESLLQQVRVYMARARLRERHQDVLRQKLFKLKQEQGVESEPLFPIIKDEPRSEDEGTTAEEPGPSTRNKNREEDEEEPGPSTSTAGNTDEDGGEKGDKKNEEKEGEVVEAVLTEEDLIQQSQAEYDSGRYSPTLLTSSELPLDTHTITPEEDTHRLELARRQLQVTGDANESAEDAFVRRAKEGMGNDEAQFSVELPVTGKMYLWADKYRPRKPRFFNRVHTGFEWNKYNQTHYDFDNPPPKIVQGYKFNIFYPDLIEKRSTPQYFLEPSPDNKDFGILRFHAGPPYEDIAFKIVNREWEYSHRHGFRCQFANGIFQLWFHFKRYRYRR, encoded by the exons ATGGATTCCAAAACACGACGTCGGTTTCAGTCCAAGTCCAGAAGTCGGAGCCGGGATCGGCGAAACAGGTCCAGAGTGAGCCGGTCTCGATCTCCGGAGAAAAAGAGAGGCGGCAGTCGCTCCCTGGATGCGAAAAGACCCGCCCGAGGCCGGGAACGGTCGGGCAGCGGGAACTCCAGCGATGGCTCTCCGGACCGACGTCGGCCTCCACCCCGGGACCGTCCAGGTACCCGGAGCGGCTCGGAGAGCGACAGGAGGCGGGGAGCCAACCGGCCCAGGAGCCAGTCGAGCGGTCGATCATCAAG TTCTGATTCAGGTGATGCCAAAGTAAGGAGGGggagaaaggaggaaaggaggaaCCGGTCCCAGTCCAGCTCTGACTCCCGCGATGGAAGCAGCGACCGAGAAAGGAGAAGACGGAGAAGTCCTGACGGAGGGAGTCCAGGCCGAGACAAACAGAGGAGGGAGCGAGACGGAGATAGGAACAGGGAGAGGCGGAAGAGCAACAGCAGAGACAGGGCGATGAAAAACGACAGAGACAAAAGCCTAGAGCGCAGGAAGAGGAGTGAAGACAGGGAACAAGGGAGGAGTGAGAGAAGCAGCAGAGAGATGGGCGACAGAAACAAAGGCAGGCAGCGCTCCAGTTCACCCGAGTCGTCCGACAGCTCCGGGTCGGATCACGGGGGCCGCGTGGTCAAAGAAAAGGAGGATAAGAAAAAGCAGAGGGAGATGATGAAAGCTCTGGAGACACCAGAAGAGAAAAGGGCCAGAAGGCTGGCAAAGAAGGAAgcaaaggagaagaaaaggagagaaaagatgggCTGGAGTGAGGAGTACATGGGCTACACCAACGCAGACAATCCCTTCGGCGACAACAACTTACTGGGCACGTTCAAGTGGCAGAAG GCATTGGATAAGAAAGGAATTGGCCATCTGGGAGAAAAAGATCTCAAAGACAGGAATAAATGTATTCAGGAGGAGAATCGCCGAGAGCTGCAGAAG GTGAAACAGCTGCGTCtggagagggagcgagagaagGCCATGCGAGAGACGGAGCTGGAGAtgctgcagagagagaaggaggcggAGCATTTCAAGACCTGGGCTGAACAGGAAGACAACTTCCATCTGCATCAGGCCAaactaag GTCTAAGATCCGAATCCGGGATGGTCGCGCCAAGCCCATCGACCTTTTGGCGAAGTACATCAGTGCAGAAGACGACGATCTCGCCGTGGAGATGCACGAGCCTTATACCTTTCTCAACGGGCTGACGGTCACTGACATGGACGACCTGCTGGAGGACATTAAG GTGTACATGGAGTTGGAGCAAGGGAAGAACGTGGACTTCTGGAGAGACATGACGACCATCACCGAGGACGAGATCAGCAAGCTGAGAAAGCTCGAGGCCTCTGGGAAAGGACCAG GTGATCGTCGCGAGGGCATCAACACGGCTGTGAGCATCGATGTCCAGACGGTGTTCAAAGGAAAGACGTACAGCCAGCTGCAGGCGATGCACCTGAACATTGAGACTAAGATTCGGGCTGGAGGGTCCAACCTCGACATCGGTTACTGGGAGAGTCTGCTGCAGCAAGTCCGAGTCTACATGGCCAGAGCAAG GTTGAGAGAGCGACACCAGGATGTGCTCCGTCAGAAGCTGTTCAAGCTGAAACAGGAACAAGGAGTGGAAAGCGAGCCTTTGTTCCCCATCATCAAAGACGAGCCGAGGAGCGAGGATGA ggggaccaCAGCAGAGGAGCCTGGTCCATCTACAAGAAATAAGAACagagaagaggatgaagaggagccAGGTCCATCGACCTCCACAGCGGGAAACACAGAcgaggatggaggagagaagggCGACAAGAAGAACGAAGAGAAGGAGGGCGAGGTGGTGGAGGCCGTGCTAACGGAGGAGGATTTGATCCAGCAGAGCCAGGCGGAGTACGACTCGGGTCGCTACAGTCCCACGCTGCTCACGTCCTCGGAGCTGCCGCTGGACACGCACACCATCACGCCGGAGGAGGACACGCACCGGCTGGAGTTAGCACGCAGACAGCTGCAAGTCACCG GTGACGCCAACGAGAGCGCAGAGGACGCCTTTGTACGTCGCGCCAAAGAGGGCATGGGCAACGACGAGGCCCAGTTCAGCGTGGAGTTACCCGTCACGGGGAAGATGTACCTCTGGGCGGACAAATACCGTCCCAGGAAACCTCGCTTCTTCAACAGGGTCCACACGGGCTTCGAGTGGAACAAGTACAACCAGACACATTACGACTTCGATAACCCTCCACCCAAGATCGTCCAGGGTTACAAGTTCAACATCTTCTACCCGGACCTGATCGAAAAGCGCTCCACCCCGCAGTACTTCCTCGAGCCCAGTCCCGACAACAAGGACTTTGGGATCTTGAGGTTCCACGCTGGCCCTCCGTACGAGGACATAGCCTTTAAGATTGTAAACAGGGAGTGGGAGTACTCCCACCGACACGGCTTCCGCTGTCAGTTTGCCAACGGGATCTTCCAGCTGTGGTTCCACTTCAAGAGGTACCGCTACAGGAGATAG
- the sema4e gene encoding semaphorin-4E, whose translation MHLLPSLCAFWLLPLALALEEDSPLDCVPRRSVPYHRNNARLFHETGVFNYSTMLLREDLDLLLLGAREAVYALDLNNISKKLASVKWEVTQKQNDDCKNKGKDPETECKNYIRVLHQTQDKRMFVCGTNAFDPECGYMSYADGNLILEKKREDGKGKCPFDPFQRYASIMVENSLYSATSMNFLGSEPVLIRSSPNSIRTEFKSSWLHEPTFVSMAQVPESHMSEEGDDDKVYLFFSETAVECDCYNKLVVSRVARVCKGDLGGQRTLQKKWTSFLKARMDCPVLESQLPYVIQDTDRSCDPHQPWKDCLFYSVFTPQSDTSDLSAVCAYRVSDISRVFAEGKYKTPVPVETSFVKWVMYSGDVPVPRPGACINNEARKGGITQTLDLPDRTLQFIKDRPLMDQAIQPIGGKPVLVRKGATFTRIIVNQVQAADGEKYRVMFIGTEEGTLLKAVNYDGEMFIIEEVKIFEPPEPIKILKFSNVTGQLYAGSDYGAAQIPLATCGRSSSCIDCVLARDPYCGWDQALGKCLNLANSQRELIQSVKGGDASLCPRADPVKPMNLTMWLGGNLKLHCPSPSTLAKTSWERDGSPLTPSTRLQLLRDGLLILNATDSDGGLYRCLSVERSKAHKYTTTVAEYQVSMASGESKDGRLILPQAQKDGPSVAGLQAVVGLLVVSLLALLAWNFYKGHLPLPWNCRKKNREQPQEAHEQGGLNTSVTYQDALRPALAEDKPLVSGTNNGSNNTHTGREAAEEENDGPKVVLSSLQFIDDE comes from the exons ATGCATCTGCTGCCGTCCCTCTGTGCCTTTTGGCTGCTACCCCTGGCCTTGGCGCTGGAAGAAGACTCCCCACTGGACTGTGTCCCCCGTAGATCTGTGCCCTACCATA GGAACAACGCTCGCCTGTTTCACGAGACGGGAGTGTTCAACTACTCCACCATGCTGTTGAGAGAAGATCTGGACCTGCTATTGCTGGGTGCCAGGGAGGCAGTGTATGCTCTTGACCTCAACAACATCTCCAAAAAACTGGCTTCA GTTAAATGGGAAGTGACGCAAAAGCAAAATGATGATtgtaaaaacaaaggaaaagatCCTGAG ACTGAGTGCAAGAACTATATCCGGGTCCTGCATCAGACACAGGACAAaaggatgtttgtgtgtggaacaAATGCTTTTGATCCCGAGTGTGGTTACATG TCCTACGCAGATGGAAACCTCATTCTTGAGAAGAAACGAGAGGATGGCAAAGGAAAGTGTCCATTTGATCCTTTCCAGAGATATGCCTCCATCATGGTTG AAAACAGCCTATACTCAGCCACTTCAATGAACTTCCTTGGCTCTGAACCCGTCCTGATTCGCAGCTCTCCTAACTCCATACGCACGGAGTTCAAGAGCTCCTGGCTTCACG AGCCCACCTTTGTTTCCATGGCTCAGGTGCCAGAGAGTCACATGAGTGAGGAGGGAGATGATGACAAGGTTTACCTGTTCTTCAGTGAGACGGCTGTGGAGTGCGACTGCTACAACAAACTGGTGGTTTCCCGTGTGGCCCGCGTCTGCAAG GGGGATCTTGGAGGTCAGAGGACCTTGCAGAAGAAATGGACATCCTTCCTGAAGGCCAGAATGGACTGTCCAGTGCTGGAGTCTCAGCTGCCGTACGTTATTCAGGACACTGACCGCTCGTGTGACCCACACCAGCCCTGGAAGGACTGCTTGTTCTACTCCGTCTTCACACCACAGTC ggacACATCAGACCTGTCTGCAGTGTGCGCGTACCGCGTGTCTGACATCAGCAGAGTGTTTGCAGAGGGGAAGTACAAGACCCCAGTCCCCGTAGAAACCTCTTTTGTTAAGTGGGTTATGTATAGCGGAGATGTCCCCGTCCCTCGGCCCGGAGCT TGCATAAACAATGAGGCTCGTAAAGGGGGTATAACTCAGACCCTGGACCTCCCAGACCGGACACTTCAATTTATCAAAGATAGGCCCCTAATGGACCAAGCTATCCAGCCAATAGGCGGGAAGCCTGTACTTGTGCGAAAGGGAGCTACATTCACACGCATCATAGTGAACCAAGTGCAGGCAGCAGATGGAGAGAAGTACCGTGTGATGTTCATAGGCACAG AGGAAGGCACATTGCTAAAAGCAGTGAACTACGACGGAGAGATGTTCATCATAGAGGAAGTGAAAATCTTCGAGCCCCCAGAGCCAATCAAGATTCTGAAATTCTCTAATGTCACG GGTCAGCTGTATGCAGGCTCAGACTACGGAGCAGCACAGATACCACTGGCCACCTGTGGGAGGTCCTCATCCTGTATCGACTGTGTTCTAGCCAGAGACCCCTACTGCGGCTGGGACCAGGCTCTTGGGAAATGTCTTAACCTTGCTAATTCACAAAG AGAACTAATCCAAAGTGTGAAAGGGGGAGATGCTTCTCTGTGCCCACGTGCTG atcCTGTGAAGCCTATGAATCTGACCATGTGGCTCGGTGGAAACCTGAAGCTCCATTGCCCTTCGCCTTCCACCCTGGCAAAAACCAGTTGGGAGCGGGACGGCAGCCCTCTGACGCCTTCGACCCGCCTTCAGCTTCTACGAGACGGACTGCTCATCCTCAATGCCACAGACTCGGACGGCGGTCTCTACCGCTGCCTGTCTGTGGAGCGCTCTAAAGCTCACAAGTACACAACCACTGTGGCGGAGTACCAGGTTAGCATGGCTTCAGGAGAATCTAAGGATGGGAGACTGATTCTACCCCAGGCTCAGAAGGATGGCCCCTCTGTGGCTGGACTGCAGGCCGTAGTCGGGCTCCTGGTAGTTTCCCTTCTTGCCCTTTTGGCTTGGAATTTTTACAAAGGCCACCTCCCGCTGCCTTGGAACTGCAGAAAGAAGAATAGAGAGCAACCCCAGGAGGCTCATGAGCAGGGCGGTCTGAACACCAGCGTGACCTACCAGGATGCACTTAGGCCTGCACTGGCAGAGGACAAGCCCCTGGTGTCGGGAACAAACAACGGCAGTAATAACACCCACACGGGTAGAGAGGCGGCTGAGGAAGAGAATGACGGCCCAAAAGTTGTTCTTTCATCTCTGCAGTTTATTGATGACGAGTga
- the stap2a gene encoding signal-transducing adaptor protein 2a, with the protein MAAAPVRQRSGPGGPRAQLPPCYYEGYLEKRGPKEKASRRLWTCLCGNSLYFFNNAKDSHYVEKLDLSGFVSLKDDCSRDRNLEAARLILRMKDGETKLTAPNLESRELWKGFLYSVVDLNLPSCLTLLPGQLQMLKEVVDKERSRRRTRTPTRAPPSPLSVPLVGEIPPCFRPVSRTEAEVLLERHPDCGNMLLRPGRDGCSLAVTTRQDLNGSVFRHYRVTQRDSGGYVIDVENPIPCATLHEVIDALVEKTAGTLQPFLLEEPYEENITYVSANDENGERILHTAPSSPLPKAPALPPKQDRWPSSPLSRSPAPDRRILTTPVPASPTNPMRRLILSPSPLAQTLNEELKMKLEQRRASQE; encoded by the exons ATGGCGGCTGCACCCGTCAGACAGCGCTCCGGGCCGGGGGGACCCCGGGCGCAGCTCCCGCCCTGCTACTACGAAGGATACCTGGAAAAGCGAGGACCGAAAGAAAAG GCATCCAGGCGTCTGTGGACCTGTCTGTGTGGGAAttctttgtatttcttcaatAATGCCAAGGACAGTCAT tacGTGGAGAAGCTGGACCTCAGTGGCTTCGTGTCCCTGAAGGACGACTGCAGCCGGGACAGAAACCTGGAGGCAGCCAGACTCATCCTGCGCATGAAGGATGGAGAGACCAAACTCACA GCACCTAACTTGGAATCAAGGGAGCTGTGGAAAGGTTTCCTCTACTCCGTTGTAGAT CTGAATTTACCGTCCTGTCTCACGTTGCTGCCGGGCCAGCTGCAGATGCTGAAGGAGGTGGTGGACAAAGAGAGGTCCAGACGGAGAACCCGCACACCCACGCGTGCTCCTCCCTCGCCCCTCTCTGTGCCTTTAGTAGGAGAGATCCCACC GTGTTTTCGACCAGTGTCTCGAACGGAGGCTGAAGTCCTTTTAGAGAGACACCCGGACTGCGGCAACATGTTGCTCCGGCCAGGCAGAGATGGGTGCTCATTGGCTGTCACTACTCGGCAGGACCTCAACGG GTCAGTGTTCAGACATTACCGTGTGACTCAGAGGGACTCAGGTGGTTATGTCATTGATGTAGAAAATCCT ATTCCCTGTGCTACACTGCATGAGGTCATTGACGCTCTGGTAGAGAAGACAGCAGGGACTCTGCAGCCTTTCCTACTGGAGGAGCCTTACGAAGAGAATATCA CATATGTTTCCGCCAATGATGAGAATGGAGAAAGGATCCTGCACACTGCTCCCTCCAGCCCCCTGCCAAAGGCTCCTGCCCTGCCTCCAAAACAAG ACCGTTGGCCCAGCAGCCCCCTGTCCAGGTCTCCAGCCCCCGACCGCCGCATCCTGACCACACCAGTGCCGGCCTCGCCCACCAACCCGATGAGACGGCTCATCCTCTCCCCTTCACCTCTCGCACAGA CACTTAATGAGGAACTCAAAATGAAGCTGGAGCAGAGACGAGCCAGTCAGGAGTGA
- the LOC117954518 gene encoding ubiquitin-conjugating enzyme E2 R1-like — translation MAQHDHTHVASSQKALMLEMKSLQEEPVEGFKITLVDEADMYNWEVAIFGPPNTHYEGGYFKARIKFPIDYPYSPPAFRFLTKMWHPNIYENGDVCISILHPPVDDPQSGELPSERWNPTQNVRTILLSVISLLNEPNTFSPANVDASVMYRKWRDSKGKDREYVEIIRKQVMATKAEAERDGVKVPTTLAEYCVRTRAPAPDEGSDLFYDYYYDDDDDVEGEDGDCCYDEDDSGNEES, via the exons ATGGCGCAACACGACCACACTCATGTTGCCAGTTCACAGAAAGCACTCATGTTGGAGATGAAGAGCCTTCAGGAGGAGCCCGTCGAGGGATTCAAAATAACACTGGTGGACGAGGCTGATATGTACAACTGGGAAGTGGCCATTTTCGGACCCCCAAACACTCATTACGAAGGGGGGTATTTTAAG GCTCGGATCAAGTTCCCCATTGACTACCCATACTCCCCACCTGCCTTCCGGTTCCTCACCAAGATGTGGCACCCCAACATCTATGAG AATGGAGATGTGTGTATTTCTATATTGCACCCTCCAGTGGATGACCCGCAAAGTGGAGAGCTGCCTTCAGAGAGGTGGAATCCCACCCAGAATGTCCG GACCATTTTGCTGAGTGTGATCTCGCTGCTGAATGAGCCCAACACCTTCTCTCCTGCCAATGTGGACGCCTCCGTCATGTACCGCAAATGGAGGGACAGCAAGGGCAAGGACCGGGAATACGTCGAGATCATCAG GAAACAGGTAATGGCCACCAAGGCGGAAGCTGAGCGCGACGGCGTGAAGGTGCCCACCACGCTGGCCGAGTACTGCGTCCGCACGCGCGCCCCGGCCCCCGACGAAGGCTCCGACCTCTTCTACGACTATTACTACGACGACGATGACGACGTGGAGGGCGAGGACGGCGATTGCTGCTACGACGAAGACGACTCCGGCAACGAGGAGTCGTGA